The proteins below come from a single Candidatus Bathyarchaeota archaeon genomic window:
- a CDS encoding bacterioferritin, translated as MKVDVERLLELLKRAYADEWIAYYSYKWAADMAEGLKSPILAEVVDKIADEEEEYADELAERIIELGG; from the coding sequence GTGAAGGTCGATGTGGAGAGGCTCTTAGAACTCCTGAAGAGGGCCTATGCGGACGAGTGGATAGCCTACTACAGCTACAAGTGGGCCGCCGACATGGCTGAGGGGTTGAAGTCCCCCATCCTGGCCGAGGTGGTTGACAAGATAGCGGATGAGGAGGAGGAGTATGCCGATGAATTGGCTGAGAGGATCATAGAGCTCGGGGG